In a genomic window of Mycolicibacillus parakoreensis:
- the nrdE gene encoding class 1b ribonucleoside-diphosphate reductase subunit alpha gives MSPTVTAAEPVTTPAAGAGNETDYHALNAMLNLYDADGRIQFDQDVAAARQFFLQHVNQNTVFFHNQDEKLDYLIRENYYEREVLDQYSRNFVKTLLDRAYAKKFRFPTFLGAFKYYTSYTLKTFDGKRYLERFEDRVVMVALTLAAGDTRLAEHLVDEIIDGRFQPATPTFLNSGKAQRGEPVSCFLLRIEDNMESIGRSINSALQLSKRGGGVALLLTNIREYGAPIKNIENQSSGVIPIMKLLEDSFSYANQLGARQGAGAVYLHAHHPDIYRFLDTKRENADEKIRIKTLSLGVVIPDITFELARKNEDMYLFSPYDVERVYGVPFADINVTEKYYEMVDDSRIHKHKIKAREFFQTVAELQFESGYPYIMFEDTVNRANPIDGKITHSNLCSEILQVSTPSLFNEDLSYAKVGKDISCNLGSLNIAKTMDSPDFAQSIEVAIRALTAVSDQTNIASVPSIEQGNNESHAIGLGQMNLHGYLARERIFYGSEEGVDFTNIYFYTVLYHALRASNRLAIERGRHFTGFERSTYASGEFFDKYIEGIWEPKTDKVRRLFADAGIRIPDQNDWRRLKESVAAHGIYNQNLQAVPPTGSISYINHSTSSIHPIVSKVEIRKEGKIGRVYYPAPYMTNDNLEYYQDAYEIGYEKIIDTYAAATQHVDQGLSLTLFFKDTATTRDVNKAQIYAWRKGIKTLYYIRLRQMALEGTEVEGCVSCML, from the coding sequence GTGTCACCAACGGTCACAGCTGCAGAGCCTGTAACGACACCGGCCGCCGGCGCGGGCAATGAGACCGACTACCACGCGTTGAACGCGATGCTGAACCTGTACGACGCCGACGGCAGGATCCAGTTCGACCAGGACGTCGCCGCGGCCCGCCAGTTCTTTCTGCAGCACGTCAACCAGAACACGGTGTTCTTCCACAACCAGGACGAGAAGCTCGACTACTTGATCCGGGAGAACTACTACGAGCGCGAGGTGCTCGACCAGTACTCCCGCAACTTCGTCAAAACGCTGCTGGACCGTGCCTACGCCAAGAAGTTCCGGTTCCCGACCTTTCTGGGGGCGTTCAAGTACTACACCTCCTACACGCTGAAAACCTTTGACGGCAAACGCTACCTGGAACGGTTCGAGGACCGGGTGGTCATGGTGGCGCTGACCTTGGCGGCCGGGGACACCAGGCTCGCCGAACATCTCGTCGACGAGATCATCGACGGCCGGTTCCAGCCGGCCACCCCGACCTTCCTCAACTCCGGCAAGGCCCAGCGCGGCGAGCCGGTCAGCTGCTTTCTGCTGCGCATCGAGGACAACATGGAGTCGATCGGGCGCTCGATCAACTCCGCGCTGCAGCTGTCTAAGCGGGGCGGCGGTGTGGCGTTGCTGCTGACCAACATCCGCGAGTACGGCGCGCCGATCAAGAACATCGAGAACCAGAGCTCCGGGGTGATCCCGATCATGAAGCTGCTGGAGGACTCGTTTTCCTACGCCAACCAGCTGGGGGCGCGGCAGGGAGCCGGTGCGGTGTACCTGCACGCCCACCACCCCGACATCTACCGTTTCTTGGACACCAAGCGGGAGAACGCCGACGAGAAGATCCGGATCAAGACACTCAGCCTCGGCGTGGTGATCCCCGACATCACCTTCGAGCTGGCCCGCAAGAACGAGGACATGTACCTGTTCTCGCCGTACGACGTGGAGCGGGTCTACGGGGTGCCGTTCGCCGACATCAACGTCACCGAGAAGTACTACGAGATGGTCGACGACTCGCGTATCCACAAGCACAAGATCAAGGCGCGCGAGTTCTTCCAGACGGTCGCCGAGCTGCAGTTCGAGTCCGGGTACCCGTACATCATGTTCGAAGACACCGTCAACCGGGCCAACCCGATCGACGGCAAGATCACCCACTCCAACCTGTGCTCGGAGATCCTGCAGGTCTCCACGCCGTCGCTGTTCAACGAGGACCTGTCCTACGCCAAGGTGGGCAAGGACATCTCGTGCAACCTGGGCTCGCTGAACATCGCCAAGACGATGGACTCACCGGATTTCGCGCAGTCCATCGAGGTGGCGATCCGGGCGCTGACCGCGGTCTCCGACCAGACCAACATCGCGTCGGTGCCCTCGATCGAGCAGGGCAACAACGAGTCCCACGCGATCGGGTTGGGTCAGATGAACCTGCACGGCTACCTGGCCCGGGAACGGATCTTCTACGGCTCCGAGGAAGGCGTCGACTTCACCAACATCTACTTCTACACGGTGCTCTACCACGCCCTGCGTGCGTCGAATCGCCTTGCGATCGAACGGGGTAGGCACTTCACCGGCTTCGAGCGCTCGACGTACGCCTCCGGCGAGTTCTTCGACAAGTACATCGAGGGCATCTGGGAGCCCAAGACCGACAAGGTGCGTCGGCTCTTCGCCGATGCCGGCATCCGCATCCCGGATCAGAACGACTGGCGGCGGTTGAAGGAATCGGTGGCCGCGCACGGCATCTACAACCAGAACCTGCAGGCCGTGCCGCCCACCGGGTCGATCTCCTACATCAACCACTCGACGTCGTCGATCCACCCGATCGTGTCGAAGGTCGAGATCCGCAAGGAAGGCAAGATCGGACGGGTCTACTACCCGGCGCCGTACATGACCAACGACAATCTGGAGTACTACCAGGACGCCTACGAGATCGGCTACGAGAAGATCATCGACACCTACGCCGCGGCGACCCAACACGTCGACCAGGGGCTCTCGCTGACGTTGTTCTTCAAGGACACCGCCACCACCCGCGACGTGAACAAGGCGCAGATCTACGCCTGGCGCAAGGGGATCAAGACCCTCTACTACATCCGGTTGCGTCAGATGGCGCTGGAGGGCACCGAGGTCGAGGGCTGCGTGTCCTGCATGCTCTAG
- the nrdI gene encoding class Ib ribonucleoside-diphosphate reductase assembly flavoprotein NrdI: protein MGANLVYFSSVSENTHRFVQKLGLPATRIPLHGPIEVDRPYVLVVPTYGGGRHTPDINDGAYVPKQVKKFLNNEHNRSLLRGVIAAGNNNFGAEYCYAGEVISRKCAVPYLYRFELMGTPDDVETVREGLATFWKDETCHQRSQLQSL from the coding sequence ATGGGGGCCAACCTGGTGTATTTCTCCAGCGTGTCGGAGAACACCCACCGCTTCGTGCAGAAGCTGGGGTTGCCGGCGACCCGGATCCCGCTGCACGGCCCGATTGAGGTCGACCGGCCCTACGTGCTGGTGGTCCCGACCTACGGTGGCGGGCGCCACACCCCCGACATCAACGACGGGGCCTACGTGCCCAAGCAAGTCAAGAAGTTTTTGAACAACGAACACAACCGGTCGTTGCTGCGCGGCGTCATCGCCGCCGGCAACAACAACTTCGGTGCCGAGTACTGCTACGCCGGCGAGGTCATCTCGCGCAAGTGCGCAGTGCCCTACCTGTATCGCTTCGAATTGATGGGAACCCCCGACGACGTGGAAACCGTTCGCGAGGGACTGGCTACTTTCTGGAAGGACGAGACGTGTCACCAACGGTCACAGCTGCAGAGCCTGTAA
- a CDS encoding redoxin NrdH, translating into MNITVYTKPACVQCNATYKALDKEGIDYRSVDISLDSEARDYVMALGYLQAPVVVAGDEHWSGFRPDRIKALAGVALSA; encoded by the coding sequence ATGAACATCACCGTGTACACCAAGCCGGCCTGCGTGCAGTGCAACGCCACCTACAAGGCGCTGGACAAAGAGGGCATCGACTACCGCTCGGTGGATATCTCGCTGGACTCCGAGGCCCGCGACTACGTGATGGCGCTGGGCTATCTGCAGGCCCCGGTCGTGGTCGCCGGCGACGAGCACTGGTCGGGGTTTCGGCCCGACCGCATCAAGGCGCTCGCCGGTGTCGCGCTGAGCGCCTGA
- a CDS encoding SDR family oxidoreductase gives MAGTTVTTFAGKKCFLTGAASGIGRAVALALAAEGAELFLTDRNAEGLAETVADARALSAQVRAHRVIDIADHDEVVAFADDIHASHGAMDVVMNIAGVSAWGTVDRLSHDQWSRMVAINLMGPIHVIEEFLPPMLAAGRGGQLVNVSSAAGLVALPWHAAYSAAKYGLRGVSEVLRFDLARYGIGVSVVVPGAVKTPLVGTVEIAGVDRDDPQVKKWVDRFSGHAVSPERAAAKILAGVRKNRFLIYTSADIRALYAFKRLAWWPYSVAMRQANRFFARALRPGPPAPRRHTR, from the coding sequence ATGGCAGGGACAACGGTGACCACGTTCGCGGGTAAGAAGTGTTTCCTCACCGGCGCGGCCAGCGGCATCGGCCGCGCCGTCGCGCTGGCGCTGGCCGCCGAGGGGGCGGAGCTGTTTTTGACCGACCGCAACGCCGAGGGGCTCGCCGAGACCGTCGCCGACGCGCGTGCGCTCAGCGCCCAGGTCCGCGCCCACCGGGTCATCGACATCGCCGATCACGACGAGGTCGTCGCCTTCGCCGACGACATCCACGCCAGCCACGGCGCGATGGACGTGGTGATGAACATCGCCGGGGTCTCGGCGTGGGGCACCGTCGACCGGCTCAGCCACGACCAGTGGAGTCGGATGGTCGCGATCAACCTGATGGGGCCGATCCACGTCATCGAGGAGTTCCTCCCGCCGATGCTGGCCGCCGGTCGCGGCGGGCAGCTGGTCAACGTGTCCTCGGCGGCCGGGCTGGTGGCCCTGCCCTGGCATGCGGCCTACAGCGCCGCCAAGTACGGGCTGCGCGGCGTCTCGGAGGTGCTGCGCTTCGACCTGGCGCGCTACGGCATCGGGGTGTCGGTGGTGGTGCCCGGGGCGGTGAAGACCCCCTTGGTGGGCACCGTGGAGATCGCCGGGGTGGACCGCGACGACCCGCAGGTCAAAAAATGGGTGGACCGGTTCTCCGGGCATGCGGTCAGCCCGGAGCGGGCCGCGGCCAAGATCCTGGCCGGGGTGCGCAAAAACCGGTTCCTGATCTACACCTCGGCCGACATCCGGGCGCTGTATGCCTTCAAGCGCCTCGCCTGGTGGCCCTACAGCGTGGCGATGCGCCAGGCCAACCGGTTCTTTGCCCGGGCGCTGCGCCCGGGCCCGCCGGCGCCGCGGCGCCACACCCGCTAG
- a CDS encoding TetR/AcrR family transcriptional regulator yields the protein MSTDPQTAPTSQRRGDRQRQAIVTAVRDLLEEKPFAELSVSTISDRAGVARSGFYFYFESKYAVLAQIMSDAAAELDELTQFFAARGADESPAAFARRMVGSAAVVYEHNDPVMLACNAARHTDAEIREILDQQLDTVIDQIVGIVQDEIAAGTAHPISDDIPALVRALTATTASMLSGDSAFAGSDADIARGTRVLETLWRTALWGGQLDE from the coding sequence GTGAGCACCGATCCGCAGACGGCCCCGACATCGCAGCGCCGCGGCGACCGGCAACGGCAGGCGATCGTGACCGCCGTGCGCGACCTGCTCGAGGAGAAACCGTTCGCCGAGCTGTCGGTGAGCACCATCAGCGACCGGGCCGGGGTCGCCCGGTCGGGGTTCTATTTCTACTTCGAGTCCAAATACGCGGTGCTCGCCCAGATCATGTCGGATGCGGCGGCCGAACTCGACGAGCTCACCCAGTTCTTCGCCGCGCGCGGGGCCGACGAATCGCCGGCGGCGTTCGCCCGCCGGATGGTCGGCAGCGCCGCGGTCGTCTATGAGCACAACGATCCGGTGATGCTGGCCTGCAACGCCGCCCGCCACACCGACGCCGAGATCCGCGAGATCCTCGACCAGCAGCTCGACACCGTCATCGACCAGATCGTCGGGATCGTGCAGGACGAGATCGCCGCCGGCACCGCCCACCCGATCAGCGACGACATTCCGGCGCTGGTGCGGGCGTTGACGGCCACCACCGCCTCGATGCTCTCCGGGGACAGCGCGTTCGCCGGTTCCGACGCCGACATCGCCCGCGGCACCCGGGTGCTCGAGACGCTGTGGCGCACCGCACTGTGGGGTGGGCAACTCGACGAATAG
- a CDS encoding cytochrome P450, translating to MTTISTPHYLLDQAKRRFVPTLNTIPGMGTLEKALLNVNWKQRTLAAPPPGSDLKPVRGDSGLPLLGHIIEMFRGGPDYAKFLYETRGPVTFADSPILPSIVALGPDATQTVFANRAKDFSQQGWVPVIGPFFNRGLMLLDFDEHLGHKRIMQQAFTRPRLASYVADIDRVASAIVADWPTDDPRFLVHPAMKELTLDVASVVFMGHEPGSDHELVTKVNKAFEQTTRAGGAIIRTAVPPFKWWQGLQGRKVLEQYFAERVTERRHAEGTDMLTALCHVEDEDGNSFTDDDIINHMIFLMMAAHDTTTSTVTTMAYHLAAYPDWQERARAESDALGDGALDIEALENLTALDLVMDESLRLVTPLPFNMRQTVRDTDLLGYHVPAGTNLVIWPGANHWLDELYTEPKKFDPERFLPPREEHKKHRYAWAPFGGGAHKCIGMVFGRLEIKTVLHRMLRRYRIELAHPGYQPRWDYAGMPLPMDGMPLVLRRR from the coding sequence ATGACCACGATCAGCACCCCGCACTACCTGCTCGACCAGGCCAAACGCCGGTTCGTCCCGACGTTGAACACCATTCCCGGGATGGGGACGCTGGAGAAGGCGCTGCTCAACGTCAACTGGAAGCAGCGCACGCTGGCCGCCCCGCCACCGGGCAGCGACCTCAAACCGGTCCGGGGCGACTCCGGGCTGCCGCTGCTGGGCCACATCATCGAGATGTTCCGCGGCGGGCCCGACTACGCCAAGTTCCTCTACGAGACCCGCGGACCGGTCACCTTCGCCGACTCGCCGATCCTGCCGTCGATCGTGGCGCTGGGGCCCGACGCCACCCAGACCGTCTTCGCCAACCGGGCCAAGGACTTCTCCCAGCAGGGCTGGGTGCCGGTGATCGGGCCGTTCTTCAACCGCGGGCTGATGCTGCTGGACTTCGACGAACACCTGGGCCACAAGCGGATCATGCAACAGGCGTTCACCCGTCCGCGGCTGGCCAGCTACGTCGCCGACATCGACCGGGTCGCCAGCGCCATCGTCGCGGACTGGCCCACCGACGACCCCCGGTTCCTGGTGCATCCGGCGATGAAGGAGCTCACCCTCGACGTCGCCTCGGTGGTGTTCATGGGCCACGAGCCGGGCAGCGACCACGAGCTGGTCACCAAGGTCAACAAGGCGTTCGAGCAGACCACCCGCGCCGGCGGGGCGATCATCCGGACCGCGGTGCCGCCGTTCAAATGGTGGCAGGGGCTGCAGGGGCGCAAGGTGCTCGAGCAGTACTTCGCCGAGCGGGTCACCGAGCGTCGTCACGCCGAGGGCACCGACATGCTCACCGCGCTGTGCCACGTCGAGGACGAGGACGGCAACAGCTTCACCGACGACGACATCATCAACCACATGATCTTTTTGATGATGGCCGCCCACGACACCACCACGTCGACGGTGACCACGATGGCCTACCACCTGGCCGCCTACCCGGATTGGCAGGAGCGGGCCCGCGCGGAGTCCGACGCGCTCGGCGACGGTGCACTCGACATCGAGGCCCTGGAGAACCTGACCGCGCTGGATCTGGTGATGGACGAGTCGCTGCGGCTGGTCACGCCCCTGCCGTTCAACATGCGCCAGACGGTGCGCGACACCGACCTGCTGGGCTACCACGTGCCGGCGGGCACCAACCTGGTGATCTGGCCGGGCGCCAACCACTGGCTCGACGAGCTCTACACCGAGCCGAAGAAGTTCGACCCGGAGCGGTTCCTGCCGCCGCGTGAGGAGCACAAGAAGCACCGTTACGCGTGGGCGCCGTTCGGCGGCGGGGCGCACAAGTGCATCGGCATGGTGTTCGGCCGCCTGGAGATCAAGACCGTACTGCACCGGATGTTGCGCCGCTACCGGATCGAACTGGCCCACCCCGGCTACCAGCCGCGCTGGGACTACGCCGGCATGCCGCTGCCGATGGACGGTATGCCGCTGGTGCTGCGCCGCCGCTGA
- a CDS encoding 2-isopropylmalate synthase, translating into MTGPHRTRPAPPTPRHRRGAPRATTRFTELFGVPLPRGLRDEAATLSWAQFLARYDDSRRTRGPLRLRQWIPGGAAGPAASTYRATLAVGERHTTVAAVATGPIGALTAMLHDAGVAVEVLGFHQMSSAAGRTATVIRGSDGARATWAMARDADPGASARAAVIACANRLLTPAAPGA; encoded by the coding sequence ATGACCGGACCTCACCGCACCCGCCCCGCCCCGCCGACACCGCGCCACCGCCGTGGTGCGCCCCGGGCCACCACCCGCTTCACCGAGCTGTTCGGGGTGCCGCTGCCGCGCGGGCTGCGCGACGAGGCGGCCACCTTGAGCTGGGCGCAGTTTCTGGCCCGCTACGACGACTCCCGCCGCACCCGCGGCCCGCTGCGGCTGCGGCAGTGGATCCCCGGCGGGGCCGCCGGCCCCGCCGCGAGCACCTACCGGGCCACCCTGGCGGTCGGTGAGCGCCACACCACCGTCGCCGCGGTGGCCACCGGCCCGATCGGCGCGCTCACCGCGATGCTGCACGACGCCGGGGTCGCCGTGGAGGTGCTGGGCTTTCACCAGATGAGCAGCGCAGCCGGCCGCACCGCCACCGTCATCCGCGGCAGCGACGGCGCCCGCGCGACCTGGGCGATGGCCCGCGACGCCGACCCCGGTGCCTCGGCCCGGGCGGCGGTGATCGCCTGCGCCAACCGGCTGTTGACGCCGGCTGCACCCGGCGCGTAG
- a CDS encoding DUF302 domain-containing protein — MKAALTTTVQTSFEDAVGRTREALSQNGFGVLTEIDMKATLKAKLGEDMEDYTILGACNPSLAHQAVTAYRQIGVLLPCNVVVRADPDTPGTVIVEAMNPALMAQVTGEPALREIAEQVTGLIEKALRGLDTAAG; from the coding sequence ATGAAAGCGGCGCTGACCACCACCGTGCAGACCTCGTTCGAGGATGCGGTTGGACGAACTCGAGAAGCGTTGTCGCAGAATGGTTTCGGGGTTCTCACCGAGATCGACATGAAGGCCACGTTGAAAGCCAAGCTCGGCGAGGACATGGAGGACTACACCATCCTCGGCGCGTGCAACCCGTCGCTGGCGCATCAGGCGGTCACCGCCTACCGCCAGATCGGGGTGCTGCTGCCGTGCAACGTCGTCGTGCGCGCCGACCCCGACACACCGGGAACCGTCATCGTCGAGGCGATGAACCCCGCCCTGATGGCGCAGGTCACCGGGGAACCCGCGCTGCGCGAGATCGCCGAGCAGGTCACCGGGCTGATCGAGAAGGCCCTGCGCGGTCTCGACACCGCGGCCGGCTGA
- a CDS encoding metal-sensitive transcriptional regulator encodes MTHDSESMTAVLNRLRRAQGQLTGVITMIEQERNCRDVVTQLAAVSRALDRAGFKIIASGLRECLNGADSGDKDALTEAELEKLFLTLA; translated from the coding sequence ATGACCCACGATTCGGAGAGCATGACCGCGGTCCTCAACCGGTTGCGGCGCGCCCAGGGGCAGTTGACCGGGGTGATCACGATGATCGAGCAGGAGCGCAACTGTCGTGACGTGGTGACCCAACTCGCCGCGGTCTCGCGGGCGCTGGACCGGGCCGGTTTCAAGATCATCGCCTCCGGGCTGCGTGAATGCCTCAACGGCGCCGACAGCGGCGACAAGGACGCATTGACCGAGGCCGAGCTGGAGAAGTTGTTTCTCACCCTGGCCTGA
- a CDS encoding carboxymuconolactone decarboxylase family protein produces MTHHDVLGDLNPQHRALRTKIPDVYAGFGQLSKAAFRPGALDTKYKELMAVAVGVVHGCDGCIASHARAAVKAGATREEAAEAIGVSILMMGGPATIHGARAYDAFCEFADAEDEASVGVSAGAATTTASA; encoded by the coding sequence ATGACCCACCACGACGTCCTCGGCGACCTCAACCCGCAGCACCGCGCGCTGCGTACGAAGATCCCCGACGTCTACGCCGGTTTCGGGCAGCTGAGCAAGGCCGCGTTCCGGCCCGGTGCGCTCGACACCAAGTACAAGGAGCTGATGGCGGTGGCCGTCGGGGTGGTGCACGGCTGCGACGGCTGCATCGCCTCGCACGCGCGGGCCGCGGTGAAGGCCGGGGCGACCCGCGAGGAGGCCGCCGAGGCGATCGGGGTCAGTATCTTGATGATGGGTGGGCCGGCCACCATCCACGGTGCCCGTGCCTACGACGCGTTCTGCGAGTTCGCCGACGCCGAGGACGAGGCCTCGGTCGGTGTATCCGCAGGGGCGGCCACAACGACGGCGAGCGCGTGA
- the poxB gene encoding ubiquinone-dependent pyruvate dehydrogenase has translation MATVADQLITALRHGGVRRVYGIPGDSLNGLTDAIRRVPGPDGVSWQLVRHEETAAFAAAADAALTGTLAVCAGSCGPGNLHLINGLFDAQRSRVPVLAIAAHIPIAEIGSQYFQETHPQELFKECSVYCELISTAETAPRIVAQAMRAAVEDNGVAVIVVPGEVLLARSDDPGWAQRPVYATRSVCRPDDRSLTNAATVLNAAEKVTILAGAGVAGAHEALLTAADTLAAPIVHALRGKEHIEYDNPFDVGMTGLLGFASGYKAIAEAEVLLMLGTDFPYQQFYPEDATVIQVDIRGRHLGRRTPVDLPLLGSVADTLAALQPQLTRKTERNHLQRALAHYRKTRAGLDALAVDDRGRTPIRPEYLAATVDRIAAPDAVFTVDVGSPVVWASRYLHMNGRRRLIGSFNHGSMAGAVPQAIGAQTAAGDRQVVAFAGDGGLTMLLGELLTLIQNRLPVKVVVFNNSSLNFVELEMKAAGFVNFGTGLHDPDLAAVATAAGMLGRRVERPGELDAALGEAFAHDGPALVDVVTARQELSIPPAISVEQAKGFSLYAIRTILAGRGDELLDLVSTNVARRILS, from the coding sequence ATGGCCACCGTCGCCGACCAGCTGATCACCGCGCTGCGCCACGGCGGGGTGCGCCGCGTCTACGGCATCCCCGGCGACAGCCTCAACGGGTTGACCGACGCGATCCGGCGCGTGCCCGGCCCCGACGGCGTGAGCTGGCAGCTGGTGCGCCACGAGGAGACCGCCGCGTTCGCCGCCGCGGCCGACGCCGCGCTCACCGGCACGCTGGCGGTGTGTGCGGGCAGCTGCGGTCCGGGCAACCTGCACCTGATCAACGGGTTGTTCGACGCGCAGCGCAGCCGGGTGCCGGTGTTGGCGATCGCCGCGCACATCCCGATCGCCGAGATCGGCTCGCAGTACTTCCAGGAGACCCACCCGCAGGAGCTGTTCAAGGAGTGCAGCGTGTACTGCGAGCTGATCAGCACCGCGGAGACCGCCCCGCGCATCGTGGCGCAGGCGATGCGCGCCGCGGTCGAGGACAACGGGGTCGCGGTGATCGTCGTGCCCGGCGAGGTGTTGTTGGCCCGCAGCGACGACCCCGGCTGGGCGCAGCGCCCGGTGTACGCGACACGGTCGGTGTGCCGGCCCGACGACCGGTCGTTGACCAACGCCGCGACGGTGCTCAACGCCGCCGAGAAGGTGACGATCCTCGCCGGCGCGGGGGTGGCCGGCGCCCACGAGGCGCTGCTCACCGCCGCCGACACCCTCGCCGCGCCGATCGTGCACGCGCTGCGCGGCAAGGAACACATCGAATACGACAACCCGTTCGACGTCGGGATGACCGGACTGCTCGGCTTCGCCTCCGGCTACAAGGCGATCGCCGAGGCCGAGGTGCTGCTGATGCTCGGCACCGACTTCCCCTACCAGCAGTTCTATCCGGAGGACGCCACCGTCATCCAGGTCGACATCCGGGGCCGGCACCTGGGCCGGCGCACCCCGGTGGACCTGCCGCTGCTCGGCAGCGTCGCCGACACCCTGGCCGCGCTGCAGCCGCAGCTGACCCGCAAAACCGAGCGCAACCACCTGCAGCGCGCGCTGGCCCACTACCGCAAGACCCGCGCCGGGCTCGACGCGCTGGCCGTCGACGATCGGGGCCGCACCCCGATCCGTCCGGAGTACCTGGCGGCGACCGTCGACCGGATCGCGGCACCGGATGCGGTGTTCACCGTCGACGTGGGCTCCCCGGTGGTGTGGGCGTCCCGCTACCTGCACATGAACGGCCGACGGCGGCTGATCGGCTCGTTCAACCACGGCAGCATGGCCGGCGCGGTCCCCCAGGCGATCGGCGCGCAGACCGCCGCCGGGGACCGGCAGGTGGTCGCATTCGCCGGCGACGGCGGCCTGACGATGCTGCTCGGTGAGCTGTTGACGCTGATCCAAAACCGGCTGCCGGTGAAGGTGGTGGTGTTCAACAACTCCTCGCTGAACTTCGTGGAGCTGGAGATGAAGGCCGCCGGTTTCGTCAACTTCGGCACCGGACTGCACGACCCGGACCTGGCCGCGGTGGCCACCGCCGCCGGAATGCTCGGTCGCCGTGTCGAGCGGCCCGGCGAGCTTGACGCGGCGCTGGGCGAGGCGTTCGCCCACGACGGGCCGGCGCTGGTCGACGTGGTCACCGCCCGCCAGGAGCTGTCGATCCCCCCGGCGATCAGCGTGGAGCAGGCCAAGGGGTTCTCGCTGTATGCGATCCGCACCATCCTGGCCGGCCGCGGCGACGAGCTGCTCGACCTGGTCAGCACCAACGTGGCCCGACGCATCCTGTCCTGA